A window of candidate division KSB1 bacterium contains these coding sequences:
- a CDS encoding porin, with product MSNTVFAQEEPLARQIQSITQHEAFKVNALLQAGFRYSLANDEFQGGRTFKAANARLSFRGMLDGKFYYRVFFNMVSEPNLLDVFIGYRHSDALRITTGAMKPRQTQDYIPDPGSTDFIDRTRITGLLVQSREIGISAEGDVNGLYYYSGLFNGNKMLSNSNNKFYGIGRLQYTFRNIIPGTLQLAVQGSHGDSPDVRSGSFGPMLRGERTIYGGDMRLETDHFLLAAEYLAGQLKTEDIADKKEEISGYYATAGYKLFKETMFLGRWQSWGYKEMNYRDNQFTFGINQNFTSITSFQLNFDSYFPENGDKQHGLSVCLLFCRYNFKSSP from the coding sequence GTGTCGAATACTGTCTTTGCGCAGGAAGAACCACTTGCCAGGCAAATTCAATCCATCACGCAACACGAGGCATTCAAAGTAAATGCACTGCTTCAGGCAGGTTTCAGGTATTCACTTGCCAATGATGAATTTCAGGGCGGTCGCACCTTCAAAGCCGCCAATGCCCGGTTGAGTTTCAGGGGGATGCTCGACGGCAAGTTTTACTATCGTGTATTTTTCAACATGGTCAGTGAACCCAATCTGCTGGATGTTTTTATTGGCTATCGCCACAGCGATGCGTTACGCATTACAACAGGGGCTATGAAACCGAGACAAACACAGGATTACATTCCTGATCCGGGCTCTACGGATTTTATTGACAGAACAAGAATTACCGGACTTTTGGTCCAATCCCGTGAAATTGGCATTTCTGCCGAGGGTGATGTGAACGGACTTTACTATTATTCGGGACTATTTAACGGCAACAAGATGTTATCAAATAGCAATAACAAATTTTACGGCATCGGACGGTTACAATATACGTTCAGGAATATCATTCCCGGAACGCTGCAATTAGCCGTTCAGGGTTCGCATGGCGATTCTCCTGACGTCCGCAGTGGTAGTTTTGGCCCGATGTTGAGGGGTGAACGGACCATTTACGGCGGCGATATGAGATTAGAGACGGACCACTTTTTGCTTGCCGCTGAATATCTTGCAGGTCAGCTTAAAACAGAGGATATTGCTGATAAAAAAGAAGAGATCAGCGGTTATTATGCCACAGCGGGTTACAAGCTCTTTAAAGAAACCATGTTCCTGGGACGCTGGCAATCGTGGGGCTATAAGGAAATGAATTACAGGGATAATCAATTTACTTTTGGGATTAATCAAAATTTTACCAGCATCACCAGTTTTCAGTTAAACTTTGATTCTTATTTCCCGGAGAATGGAGACAAGCAGCATGGTCTGTCTGTCTGTCTCTTATTTTGCAGGTACAATTTTAAATCAAGTCCTTGA
- a CDS encoding DUF2254 family protein has protein sequence MCSKNFPSARRFDDQGKLRIMTKPFTFAGITNAALDQIRQYSQTNPAVTIRLLEILNTIGPLTCNRQQRQALLRQAEMIEKASRESLPDENDKKDVQERYKALLDALKFENEK, from the coding sequence TTGTGCAGCAAAAATTTCCCTTCTGCCCGGCGTTTCGATGATCAGGGTAAACTCCGGATAATGACAAAACCATTTACGTTCGCCGGTATAACAAACGCCGCTCTCGATCAAATCCGCCAGTATAGCCAAACGAATCCGGCTGTCACCATTCGGCTGTTGGAAATTCTGAACACAATTGGCCCGCTTACCTGCAACCGGCAGCAACGCCAGGCGCTTCTCAGACAGGCTGAAATGATAGAAAAAGCCAGCCGTGAATCATTGCCAGATGAGAATGACAAAAAAGATGTGCAGGAACGCTATAAAGCCCTGCTCGATGCGCTTAAATTTGAAAACGAAAAATAG
- a CDS encoding ATP-binding protein encodes MMTKIENTIHKLQQLRLNTMAEYLEDAFEKEKEQNNGFLWLLDYLLDLENESRWKRSVENRIKASHLIDKCLPSDFDFKFHVSRQQNRSLVLRLSECDFIHKKQDVIFIGAPGTGKTRLAKTIAYQACLKNERVLFTTAIDMINHLIAAQADQSLLKKLKFYQTPSLLVCDELGFLSLDEQSSNLFFQVLSARHERVSTIVTTNLPFGRWGEIFKVL; translated from the coding sequence ATGATGACAAAAATTGAAAATACAATCCACAAATTGCAGCAGTTGCGACTCAATACCATGGCCGAATATCTCGAAGATGCCTTTGAAAAAGAAAAAGAGCAGAACAACGGCTTTCTGTGGCTGCTCGATTATTTGCTTGACCTGGAAAACGAATCACGCTGGAAACGCTCTGTTGAAAACAGAATCAAAGCGTCGCATTTGATTGATAAATGCTTGCCAAGTGACTTTGATTTTAAATTCCATGTCTCCCGACAACAGAACCGATCCCTTGTTTTGCGTTTGTCCGAATGTGATTTTATTCATAAAAAACAAGACGTGATCTTTATTGGCGCCCCCGGAACCGGAAAAACCCGATTAGCAAAAACCATAGCTTATCAAGCCTGTTTGAAAAATGAACGTGTACTCTTCACAACAGCTATTGATATGATTAATCACCTCATTGCCGCTCAAGCTGATCAGTCGTTGTTAAAAAAACTAAAATTTTATCAAACTCCAAGTCTGCTTGTTTGTGACGAGTTGGGTTTTCTTTCGCTTGACGAACAGTCATCAAATCTTTTTTTCCAGGTGCTCAGTGCCAGGCATGAACGTGTGAGTACAATCGTGACCACCAATCTGCCCTTTGGCCGCTGGGGAGAGATTTTCAAAGTGCTGTAA
- a CDS encoding DUF2254 domain-containing protein, whose protein sequence is MKTFVLNLWESLKTSFWFLPGLIIISSIIISYLAIAVDKSCNANAYQLPGLLFTGGAEGARTVLATIAGSMITITGVTFSITIVALTLASSQFGPRLMRNFMKDRGNQLVLGIFSATFIYCLLVLRAVHTSETFAFIPNISTSFAIVLSVLNVGILIYFIHHISSSIQADSVIWSVYKELVQSIERLFPEELGHDLEKDELDAIDFSVQEKAFQNSQVLSASQSGYLQAVINETLMDYTTTKDVFISIHYRPGEYIIYGSPLVTVYSNKAFDDDTEKIIQSFIIGNKRTPEQDVEFSIHQLVEVAARALSPGINDPFTAIACIDRLGSVLGICAAKISLLPGVSMIRVNSG, encoded by the coding sequence ATGAAAACATTTGTGCTCAATCTTTGGGAATCGCTTAAAACCAGCTTTTGGTTTCTACCCGGCTTGATTATTATTTCTTCTATAATTATCTCTTATTTGGCTATCGCTGTTGATAAAAGCTGTAACGCTAACGCTTACCAGCTTCCCGGGCTCTTATTTACAGGCGGCGCCGAGGGAGCGCGGACTGTTTTAGCCACTATCGCCGGCTCCATGATAACCATTACCGGTGTGACATTTTCAATCACAATTGTTGCGCTTACATTAGCATCGTCGCAATTTGGACCCCGTTTAATGCGGAATTTTATGAAAGACCGGGGAAATCAGCTTGTGCTGGGGATTTTTAGTGCAACCTTTATCTATTGCCTCCTCGTGCTTCGAGCGGTTCATACGAGTGAAACATTTGCTTTTATCCCCAACATCTCAACATCGTTCGCTATTGTCCTCTCCGTACTCAATGTCGGCATTTTGATCTATTTCATCCATCATATCTCATCATCCATTCAAGCTGACTCTGTTATATGGTCAGTCTACAAAGAGCTTGTGCAAAGCATCGAACGCCTTTTTCCCGAGGAATTAGGCCATGATTTGGAAAAAGATGAGCTTGATGCGATTGATTTTTCAGTCCAGGAAAAAGCCTTTCAGAACTCTCAGGTTCTGTCGGCCAGCCAAAGCGGCTATTTGCAGGCTGTCATTAATGAAACGCTGATGGATTATACTACGACAAAAGATGTGTTCATCAGCATTCATTACCGGCCGGGTGAATATATTATTTACGGCAGCCCGCTGGTGACTGTCTATTCCAATAAAGCCTTCGATGATGATACCGAAAAGATCATTCAATCATTTATCATAGGAAACAAGCGAACGCCCGAACAGGATGTCGAGTTCTCCATTCATCAACTTGTCGAAGTTGCAGCACGAGCACTATCACCCGGCATTAACGATCCGTTCACGGCAATAGCCTGCATTGACCGGCTGGGCTCTGTCTTGGGCATTTGTGCAGCAAAAATTTCCCTTCTGCCCGGCGTTTCGATGATCAGGGTAAACTCCGGATAA